The following proteins come from a genomic window of Acetivibrio cellulolyticus CD2:
- a CDS encoding amino acid ABC transporter ATP-binding protein, giving the protein MIDVINLRKNYGSLEVLKDITITINEGEKVAIIGPSGSGKSTFLRCLNCMEDPTSGAIIFEGVDIADMKVDINIHRRDMGMVFQQFNLFSNKTVIDNIMLAPLYIETHDFYMKKCKNFFIKITNTFTKNKKALYEINTSRGKIKADVKENAISLLKRIGLEDKANVYPSTLSGGQKQRIAIVRALAMNPKVILFDEPTSALDPEMVGEVLELIKQLANEGMTMVIVTHEMGFAKEVATRVLFMDEGKILEENTPEEIFSNPQNARTKEFLSKVL; this is encoded by the coding sequence TACCATTACCATTAATGAAGGTGAAAAGGTTGCCATCATAGGACCCTCCGGAAGCGGTAAAAGCACCTTTCTGCGCTGCCTTAACTGTATGGAAGACCCTACAAGCGGTGCTATTATATTTGAAGGTGTTGATATTGCTGATATGAAAGTTGATATTAATATTCATCGCCGTGATATGGGAATGGTTTTTCAACAATTCAACCTATTCAGCAATAAGACTGTTATAGATAATATAATGCTTGCACCTTTGTATATAGAAACGCATGATTTTTACATGAAGAAGTGCAAGAATTTCTTTATAAAAATTACAAATACGTTTACAAAAAATAAGAAAGCTTTATATGAAATTAACACTTCACGAGGCAAGATAAAAGCAGATGTAAAAGAAAACGCTATTAGTCTGTTAAAAAGAATCGGACTTGAAGATAAAGCTAATGTTTATCCTTCAACTCTTTCTGGTGGCCAGAAACAAAGAATAGCAATAGTGCGTGCACTTGCAATGAACCCAAAAGTCATTCTGTTTGATGAGCCAACTTCAGCGCTTGACCCTGAGATGGTCGGCGAGGTTCTTGAGCTTATCAAGCAACTTGCAAACGAAGGAATGACTATGGTTATCGTAACTCATGAAATGGGATTTGCAAAAGAGGTCGCTACCAGAGTATTGTTTATGGATGAAGGAAAGATTCTTGAGGAAAACACACCGGAAGAAATCTTTTCAAACCCTCAAAATGCAAGAACCAAGGAATTCTTATCAAAAGTGTTATAA